The Candidatus Celerinatantimonas neptuna DNA segment AGCCCCTCTTAGACGAGGTTTAGCAGGAAAATTCCACAATAAAAGATAAACATGCTTTAATCGCTGAGGTTTATCAAGCAATTGTGGTAAAGATTATCTTTTACCCAGTAGATGCTTTATACTAGCCCGCGAAATTAAAGAAGATGAACATGCGCAAACGAAGGAAACTCACGTGAATCCTATTGTTAAAAAATTTCAATATGGTCAGCATACCGTTACATTAGAGACAGGTGCAATTGCCCGTCAGGCTGATGCTGCGGTTATGGTGAACGTTGATGATACAGCAGTATTTGTTACTGTTGTTGGCAAAAAAGAGCCAAAACCCGGTCAAGATTTTTTCCCACTGACAGTTAATTATCAAGAAAGAACCTATGCAGCAGGGCGTATTCCTGGTGGTTTCTTTAAGCGTGAAGGTCGTCCGTCTGAAGGTGAAACGCTTATTGCTCGCTTGATTGATCGTCCTATTCGTCCTCTTTTTCCGGATGGCTTCGTGAATGAAGTTCAGGTCGTGGCGACTGTCATGTCAGTTAACCCACAGGTTCAACCTGATATTCCTGCTCTCATTGGTGCATCGGCTGCTCTTTCTTTATCTGGTATTCCATTCCATGGCCCAATTGGCGCAGCACGAGTTGGATTTATTAATGGCAATTATGTACTTAATCCAAAAACAGACGAGCTACCACAGAGTCAGCTTGATTTAGTTGTGGCAGGAACAGCAAATGCTGTTTTAATGGTTGAGTCTGAAGCTCAGGAATTACCAGAAGACGTGATGCTTGGGGCTGTGATGTATGGTCATGAGCAGATGCAAGCAGTCATTAATGCAATTAATGAATTAGCCAGCGAAGCTGCTCAACCAGCCTGGGATTGGCACACTCCAGAAAAAAATGTTGAACTGGAAGCAAAAGTTAAAGAATTAGCGGGTGACAAATTAGGTGAAGCTTATCGCATCACTGAAAAAGCGGCTCGTTATGAATCTGTTGCTGAAATCAAAAAATCAGTGGCAGCTAGTTTAATCGAAGCAGATGAAACGCTTGATGAGCTCGAAATCGGTGAAGAGTTGGGTAAACTTGAAAAATCCGTCGTTCGCAGTCGCATTCTGGCCGGAGAGCCCCGGATTGATGGTCGTGATACAGACATGGTTCGTGCACTGAATATTGCAACAGGTGTACTTCCCCGAACTCATGGTAGTGCGATTTTTACCCGTGGTGAAACTCAGGCATTGGTCACCTGTACTTTAGGTACTCAGCGTGATGCACAGATGATTGATGAATTGACTGGTACAAGAACAGAGCATTTTCTACTCCATTATAATTTCCCTCCTTACTGTGTTGGTGAAACCGGCATGATGGGGTCACCTAAACGTCGGGAAATTGGCCATGGCCGTTTGGCAAAACGTGGTGTTGCTGCAGTGATGCCAAGTGCAGAAGAGTTTCCTTATACAGTTCGTGTTGTATCAGAAATCACAGAGTCGAATGGTTCCAGTTCTATGGCTTCTGTTTGTGGTTCTTCACTTGCTTTAATGGATGCCGGAGTTCCAATTAAGAGTTCGGTTGCAGGTATTGCGATGGGCCTTGTAAAAGAAGGTGAACAGTTTGTTGTTCTCTCTGATATCTTAGGTGATGAAGATCATCTTGGTGATATGGACTTTAAAGTAGCGGGTACGACTGATGGTGTTACTGCGCTGCAAATGGATATAAAAATTGAAGGTATTACAAAAGAGATTATGCAGATTGCTTTAAACCAGGCAAAAAATGCCCGTATGCATATTCTGAATGTAATGAATCAGGCGATTAGTGGTGCTCGTGAAGAGATTTCTGAATTTGCACCTCGTATCCATACTTTGAAAATAAGTCCTGAGAAGATCAAAGATGTCATCGGTAAAGGTGGCGCAACGATTCGTTCTTTGACTGAAGAGACTGGAACAACTATCGAAATTGAAGATGATGGTACTGTTAAGGTTGCTGCAACTGATGGGGATCAGGCTAAAGCTGCGATTGCCCGTATTGAGCAACTGACTGCAGAAGTTGAAGTCGGCCAGTTTTATCAGGGGAAAGTAGTTCGATTAGCAGATTTTGGTGCTTTTGTTCAGATTTTACCTGGTAAAGATGGTTTGGTTCATATTTCGCAAATCGCCCATGAACGTGTCAATAAGGTTTCTGATTACTTGACCGTTGGTGATGAGGTGAAAGTTAAAGTTTTAGAAGTGGATCGTCAGGGACGTATTCGGCTGAGTATGAAAGAAGCACTTCCTAAACCGGAGCCTAAGCAAGAACCTGTTGAAGCAGCCCCAGAAGTGTCCGTTTCGAATGATTCTGTTGATAAAGATAACAACTAACTTGTTGGTGTATCTGGTCATGAAAAAGCCCGTTTTTAACGGGCTTTTTGATCTTGGTACTTTTATATCTGTGATATTTTATCTGAATGAATAAGGCTAAATCTCTAACTGACTAACTAAGAGGAATTACTATGGTGTTGCGTATTTTGTTGTTGCTCGCCACATGTTTCTGGAGTACTTTTCTTTTTGCCCGAACATATCCATTACCTGCTTCGAATAGTCGTCTAATTGGCCATAATACGACTTATATTGTAAAAAAAGGGGATACCATTGCTTCTATTGCCAATCATTTTGATATTGGTTTTTTAGCGCTAAGAGCCGTTAATCCCCATGTAGATCCGTTTCTACCGAAGCCTGGCATCCAGCTTACTATTCCATTACAGATGTTATTGCCTGAAGGTCCACGTCAAGGTATTGTTGTAAATCTGGCACAGCTGAGGTTATTCTATTATCCTTCTCACTCTAATAAAGTTGAGGTGTTTCCTATTGGAATAGGACGCATAGGGTGGGATACTCCAACGACTACGACTCATATTGCCCAGAAAATACCTCATCCGACATGGACTCCTACTGAAAATATTCTCAAGGAATATGCGGCAGAGGGAAAAGCTCTACCTAAAGTTGTTCCGGCCGGGCCTAATAATCCATTGGGGGATTATGCTATGAGGTTAGCTTATGGTGCTGGGGATTATTTAATTCATGGAACCAATAAGAATTTTGGGGTTGGTCTTCGCGTGAGTTCAGGATGTATTCGATTGTTTCCCCGGAATATTCAGCATCTTTTTAGTGAAGTAAGTGTTGGTACAATTGTTCGAATCATTAGTCAGCCTATTCAGCATAGTGTTGAACCTGATGGAAAATTATATTTAGAAGTGACCAGGCCTTTAAGTAAAACAAAACAGGATCAGCAAGGGGTTGTTAACTTGCCGACGGACCAGTCGACATTGAAGTTTATAACCCGAAAAGGAATTAATAACCAAAAATTAGTGAGTATTTTACAAGGAAGAGAAGGAATACCTATTGAAGTAGGTAAAGTGGCGCTATAGAGCGCCACACGATGTATCGTATCGCAGGATCTTATTTAGTATATGATTTTGCGATATGATCAATGCGTCGGTTAGCTCGGGTAGCTTCTGCTGATGCTTTTTGAGCTGATACTTTAGCTGCGTTAACATCGCTAGACAATGTGCTTTGTTCTGCCTGTAAGGCTGATACTTGATCAGACAGCGTATCAACTTTTTTGGTTAAAGTTTTAACATTCTGACTCAGTTGAGGGTTTGCACAACCAGCCAGCAGTAATGGAGCAGCCAAAGCGCTAGCAATCAATAGTGTTTTTTTCATTGTATTTCCGTCCTTATCATTAATAAGAATAAATTATTCGAGCTAAATAATAGAGGACAAAGCCAATTATAGGCAACCCTTTTTGGGATGGTGGCTATTGTCATTATTTTACTGAGTTATACACTGCTAAAATTTAGCAACTATTATTTTGCTTTGTTTTATACAGTTGCAGACACATAATGATAGTTCGCAGTCTTAAAGTCAATTTTATCAGCTATAAAGTACTAACTTTATGATACCGTAGCGTTTTTTATGTCGAAGTGTACTTTTAATAAAGTGTTGGAAGCATGGAGATAGTGATACTTTTGAGAAGAATGTCATATTTGAAGAGAACGGAGTAATTGTTATTAACGGGTGCTAAATGTTCAGTGGATTACCATTATTATGGTTACAATCTCAACATGAATTATGTTTACTTCATTAAAATTGAGCACAAAATCGGTGAGTATAAGGATTCTTTATGCTCTTTTCTTTCATCTAAAGCAGATATCTATTTTGTTTCTGTACCTGCTCCATTGACTCAATGAGAGTTTGTACGGTAAATGATTAACATTACCTATAATTTTACTTATGTCATTATTGTCACAGTTTTTTGCAATACGTAACCGATTCGCCGGCTGGTTGATTTTGTTAACAGCTATCTTTTTTTTACTGGCTAAATTTTCAATTTTATCTGTACTTTGGGGGATTGTTGCAGCCTGGGGGGCTGTTATATTTTGCTGGCCAGTCTTGAGTCGTTCTTCACACCGGCAATCTGGAGCATTATTAACTTTGGGTGTCATTATGCTCGGATGGGGGGCACTAAAAGGAACTGATATAGATTACGTTCAGGCTATTAGTCGTAATTTACCATTGTTGACTATGTTTGTTGCTGTATCATTTCTTTCATTGACTAATCCTGTTCATGAAGACCAGAAGCAGCCTGAGGGGAAAAAAGGATTTTGGTCAACCTTATTATCTTGCCATTTACTTGGCGCAATCATTAACTTGTCGATTGTATTTGTTGTCGGTGACAGATTGTGTCGCAAAGGTATTGTTAAGGACTCTCAAGTTCAGGTTATTATGCGAGGGTTCTGTTCTGGGGCTTATTGGTCACCTTTTTTTGTGGCAACGGGGGTTGCGATGACTTATGCCCCTGGAGCCCAATGGCAACATACTGTTATTCCAGGGTTATTGTTGGTGGTTCCAATGGCTATTCTCACTTTTTTTGAAGTAAACCGGTCAAAAATAGATGGATTTAAGGGGTATCCAATTCGCCGGGATAGCTTGTTCATGCCTATTCTTTTAGCTTTTATTGTTCTGTTGATTCATCGTTTTGTAGGGCATCTTAATATTCTGACCGTAATCAGTCTGATTGCTCCATTGGGGGCATTGCTATTTATGACTGGGAGGCCGAGGCATTATACATTGTTAAATTATGTTGAGGCCCGATTATCCAATGTCGCCAGTCAATTTGCTTTATTTTTGGCAGCAGGGGTTTTTTCTAGTGGTGTTGCAGCTGTTTTACATACATACCCTTCAATATTTATATTTCATGCGACAGGATTTACATCAACAATCTTTTTGATTGCGAGCGGACTGATGATTTTAGTTGGTTTGATTGGGGTTCATCCCGTGGTGAGTGTTTCACTTGTCAGTCCTTTATTAATGCCGGTTTCAACTAACCCTAATCAGTTAGCGTTCTTGTTTCTTTCAGTGTGGGGAACTGCAACGGCATGTAGCCCTTTATCTGGTGTTGGTTTGGCTATGACAAGTCGTTATCAGGTTTCAAGTCGTTCTATATTGAGATTAAATTGGAAATATATGATAGGGATGTGGCTAATGGCCGGAGGCGTTAACTGGCTTTTATTTAGGTGAACGATCTTAATTTCCTAATCAGGTTCATAGAGTTGATTTTTAGCGATGAATATTAACCTTGAGTTGAGGTTTAATATATAAAAAAAGCTACCAGAAGGTAGCTTTTTACAAGTATGGGGAATTATTTCACTATTTTTAGAACTATTGTCTCAGCCACTGTGACAGGGCCAGACATTTTCTGCAGTTCTTTAACTTCATCCATGTTTGAAATAACAACTGGAGTAAGCACAGATTTTGCTTTTTCTTCAAGAATACTCAGATCAAATTCAATGATAGTATCCCCTTTTTTGACCTGTTGACCTTCAGAAGCGATACGGGTAAAGCCTTCTCCCTTAAGCTCAACAGTATCAACGCCAAAGTGAACAAATAATTCGATACCGGTATTTGATTCAAGTGAAAAAGCGTGGTTTGTTTCAAATATTTTACCGATAGTTCCGTCACAAGGTGCAACCAATTTGTTTCCAGCTGGTTTGATTGCTATACCATCGCCAACGATTTTTTCTGCAAAAACAACATCTGGCACTTCTTCAATTGGTACGATTTCACCAGATAAAGGTGCGACGATTTCAATACCAGATTCACTCGTATTATCGTCTGAAACTAATTTTTTTAGTTTATCGAACAGCCCCATGCTATAAGCTCCTCAAGTCAATGCGATTTTTCGATGGCGACTAGCAAACCGCTTTTTGTTTAATAAATTCATCCATCAGATTCTTAATTTCGTCTGCTGTTGCTGCAGCAAGAGCCTGATCAGCCAATTGTTTCGCATCCGCATAGTTGGTATTACGGATGAGTTTTTTAATAAGAGGAATCGAGATAGCACTCATTGAGAACTCATCTAACCCCATACCCATTAACAATATAGTAGCACGTTCGTCGCCAGCTAATTCTCCGCACATACCAGTCCATTTACCTGCTTTGTGAGAAGCATCAATGACCTGCTTGATCAGATTTAACACCGATGGTGATAACGGGTTATACATCGATGAGATCAATTCGTTACCACGATCAACCGCTAAGGTGTACTGAGTCAGATCGTTAGTACCAATACTGAAGAAGTCAACTTCTTTGATGAGATGATGCGCAATCACGGCTGCTGCAGGTGTTTCAACCATAATACCCACTTCGATTGCATCGTCAAATGATTTACCTTCGCATCGAAGCTCTGATTTGAGTTTTTCTAATTCAGCTTTTAAGAAACGAATTTCTTCAACCGCAATAATCATTGGAAACATAATCCGGATTTTTCCGAAAGCTGATGCCCGTAGCAATGCTCGTAATTGAGTATGCATGATTTCTGTACGATCAAAAAAGATACGAACTGCACGCCATCCCAGGAAAGGGTTCATTTCTTTCGGGAGATCTAAATAAGGCAAATCTTTGTCACCACCAATATCCATTGTACGGATAATGATAGGATGATTAGGCATACTTTCAGCAACGGCTTTATAAGCTTCGAATTGTTCATCCTCAGTTGGCAGACTGTCACGATCCATGAACAGGAATTCAGTACGATAAAGACCAATACCTTCGGCCCCATTTCGCACAGCACCATCAACATCTTTAATGGTTCCGATATTCGAACAGACTTCAACTTGATGTCCATCTAAACTGATTGCTGGTAGATCTTTGAGTTTAGCTAACTCATTTTTCTCTTCGTGATATTCACTCTGACGTTGTTTGTAAACTTCCAATTGTTCGTCAGATGGATTGACCAGAATTTCATTGTTGATGGCATCTAAGATGATGAAGTCGCCATTCTCAACCTGTTGTGTAACGTTGTTTGTTCCAACAATAGCGGGAATTTCTAACGAGCGTGCCATAATTGAGGTATGAGAAGTTCGCCCCCCTAAATCAGTCACAAACCCGAGTACTTTGTCTAAGTTGATCTGAGCTGTTTCTGATGGAGTTAAATCACCGGCAACCAAAATCACTTCTTCATTAATTGAACTCAGTGAGATGATATCGATACCTAATGTGTTTTTTACAAGTCTTGAACCAATATCACGAAAATCCGTTGCCCTTTCTCGTAAGTAAGGATCATCCAACTGGCTTAACATTTCAGCATTTTGCTCAATAACAGCATTAATAGCTTTGTCTGCAGAAGCTAGGTTATCTTGAATAAAGGCTTTGATATCCTCTTCCAATTCCTCATCTTCGAGTAACATAATATGTCCTTCGAAAATAGCTTCTTTTTCTTCACCAAACGTTGCTCCAGCCATTGCTTTGATTTCTTCAAGCTGGGCTGCTGTCTTATCTCTTGCCTCAAGAAAACGACGAATTTCTGCATCGACTTCATTAGACTTGATGAGTTGCTGATTAATTACTACTTCTTCTTCACTGAGCAATAGAGCTTTACCAAATGCAATGCCTGGTGAAGCGGGAATTCCTGATATCATAACCTAAACCTTATAAACTGAACGACAAAAGACGAGATTGGACTTATTCTAATTCGTCCATTAAAGCAACCAATTTGGTTACAGCATCTTTTTCATCAGACCCTTCAGCGCGAATTGTAATAGTAGTTCCTTTAGCCAGACCAAGTGTTTGAAGCTTGAATAAACTTTTAGCACTTGCTGATTTACCATCGCTTACCACAGTTACGTCACTGTTAAAAGACTTTGCTTCTTTTACAAATTGAGCTGCAGGACGCGTATGGAGGCCATTTTCAGCAGTAATCATAACGCTTTTCTCAAACATAGCTGTACCTCATTTGGTTATCAGTATTTATTGGTTTTATTTTCAAAAACAATAGACTCATTGAGTCAATTTTGTAAGTAAATTTGTAGTAAAATAACGATCTTTCTGTTTGATGAGCTTAATCTACATCAAACTTTTCGCGAACGATTTAGTTATGTGTATGAATTCGCGATCAATCGCAAAGGCATCAGATGTTTACTCTGGAGTACTTCGTCATACTTTCTACATTCTGTTACATTGAGTAACAACTTCAATGCCTATAGATGGGCGAAAATTATAGTGGTTCTTGCATATGATCACAAACAGTTTGAGTGATTATTCTAAGCGGTGAATGTTCTTTGGTGTAACGTTGAATCTTTAAGGTCGGCGGAGTTGTGTCGCTCTCTGAGCGCTTATTTTAATATTGTAATATCTTATGGGTGACGAATCTGATTGAAGAATATACAATTTTCGATTGTTATTCAACCAAGGTTGTGATAGACAATTGATTTTTGAGGATAGATTGTATCCACAAACTATGGATATGATATAAATATCAACAATTTTAGGTTTGAACAGGAAAAGCCGACTTTCATCGGCTTGTGATCATTTGACATAAAATTACTGAACATTTTCAGCATCGCTGAACATATTGGCGAATAAAGGGGTGCTCAGATAACGTTCTGCTGAACTTGGCAATATAACGACAATTGTTTTATCAGCAAATTCAGGTGATTCAGCAAGTCTTTTTGCTGCTACAACGGCTGCCCCAGAAGAGATGCCGGCTAAAATTCCTTCTTCTTCCATGAGACGGTGCGCCATAGCGAAAGCTTCTTCATCAGCGATCTGTTCAACGCGGTCAACCAGATCCAGATCCAGGTTTCCAGGAATAAAGCCTGCACCGATCCCTTGAATTTTATGTGGTCCGGGTTTTAGCTCTTCACCTGCTTTAGCCTGAGTAATGACAGGGGAAGTTGTTGGTTCAACAGCAACAGATATGACTGATTTACCCTGAGTGTTTTTGAGGTAGCGTGATACACCTGTCAGTGTGCCCCCTGTACCAACACCAGCAATAAAGACATCAACTTCGCCATCGGTATCTTCCCAGATTTCAGGGCCGGTTGTTTTTTCATGAATTTCTGGGTTCGCCGGGTTATCAAACTGGCCTAGCAGTACATATTTGTCATCGCTTTGAGCAATTTCCTGTGCTTTAGCCACAGCGCCTTTCATACCTTTTGGGCCTTCAGTTAAGACCAGGTTTGCGCCCAATGCTTTAAGAAGTTTACGCCTTTCAAGGCTCATACTTGCAGGCATAGTTAACGTAATTGGGTATCCTTTTGAAGCTGCAACAAATGCCAAAGCAATACCGGTATTACCGCTGGTCGGCTCGACAATTTCTTTCCCAGGACCTAAAAGCCCTTTTTTTTCTGCATCCCAAACCATGTTTGCACCAATTCGACATTTAACACTGAAGCTTGGATTACGAGATTCAATTTTTGCCAGAACTTTACCTTTGGTGACCCTATTTAGTCTGACCAGCGGTGTGTGACCGATAGTGAGCGAATTGTCTTCGTAAATTTTGCTCATGTGACATACCCTTTCAAATAATAGATGAGTCAATTAATGATTACTTCTTTAGGATAAAGAGTTATCCGGAGAATTAAAGTAAGCTTTAGTTATATGATGTTTGATTCGGAAATAACGGAATTCAAAATGGCATAGGGAAGAGGTTCCCTATGCTTTGGGGAACGGGCTAACTGTGTGTACGTTATTTGTTAGCTCTGATTGCAGTGGAAGAGATGTTCTCATCCCGATAAAAATCTACCCATAATGCAGTTGCACCGCAAATTGCAGCAGGCATGACAATCCAGTTAACTAATGGAATGCCCGTGGCAACCGTGACTAATGCGCCGAAAACCCAGTTGCGGCTTTTCCCTGCGGATAGTTGCTGGCGCATTGGACGAAAAGCAATTTTGTGATTATCAAACGGATAATCGATGTACTGGATTGCCATCATCCAGGCACTGAAAATAAACCAAATAACCGGAATCACCGTTTGACCCACCCCTGGAATAAACATGGCACATAATAAAATTAAGGCGCGGGGAAGCCAGTAACATAATTTTTGCCATTCACGAGCTAAGGTTCTGGGAATATCTGTAATAATTTCCTTGAGTTGTCCTTCAGGCAGAGGTTGACCGGTCAGTAATAATTCAGTTCTTTCAGATAATAGACCATTAAATGGTGCGGCGATCCAGTTGCCTACACTTGAGAATATAAATGAAAATACAATGATGATGGATAAAATAGCAACAGGCCAGATTAACCATTCCAACCATTGTAAGAATTGGGGAAGCCAAGATTCCAGTTGGTTGATTAATATCTGCAGACGTCCGAATAGCCAGTAAAAAGATCCGGCAAAGAGGAGCGTGTTGATTAATAATGGAATGATAACGAATAACCGTAGCCCTGGTTGACGAATTAACCGCCATCCCAGAATAAAATAGTGGGCACCAGAAAGGTGCGAACGAGCCAAATCTTGCATGGGTTTCACGTGTTCCGACAATAAAATAGGATATTATATTACAAACCGGAGGGAGCTCTGGTAAAGTCGACTTTTTTATTATTAGTTCTTTTTGGTGATATGCGTTTAAAATCAATTCGTTTGGCTGGGTTTAAATCGTTTGTTGAACCGACCAAAATTCCATTTCCTTGTCAGCTAACCGGTGTCGTTGGCCCAAATGGTTGTGGAAAGTCAAATGTGATTGATGCGGTGCGTTGGGTTTTAGGGGAGAGTTCGGCCCGAAATCTGCGTGGTGATGCGATGACTGATGTCATCTTTAATGGTTCGACCCGGCGTGCTCAGGTATCTAAAGCATCTGTTGAGCTGACGTTTGATAATCAAAGTGGTCGCCTTGGTGGCGAGTTTGGCAGTTATAACGAAGTTGCTGTTCGTCGGGAAGTGACGCGTGATGGACAAAATCTTTATTTTTTAAACAGTAGCCGTTGCCGTAAAAAAGATATTACTGATCTGTTTTTAGGGACCGGGTTAGGGCCGCGAAGTTATGCCATTATCGAACAAGGCATGATTAGCCGTTTGATTGAATCAAAACCCCAGGAATTAAGGGTTTTCATTGACGAGGCTGCTGGTGTTTCGAAATATAAAGAACGCCGTAGAGAGACTGAAAACCGAATCCGTCACACGCAGGAAAATCTGCAAAGATTGACGGATATAGAAAGTGAACTGACTGCGCAAGTTAATAAATTGAGAATTCAGGCGCAGGCAGCATTGCGCTTTCGACAGCTTCGTGAACGACAGCGTGATCTAAAGCGTCAACAGTCACTTTTCCAGCTTCAGCAATTAGATCAGTCATTGGATGTTAAAAATAGTGATCAAAATGAACAGTCCAGGCAGTTAGAATTAATCAATGCAAAATTAACGGAGCTAGAAGATAAACAGTTCTTAGTTGTTGAACAACAGAATGAGCTGTCAGAACAGCTTGATCGTTTTCGTCAGGATGAAGCGAGTAGAGCTGGGGAGTTGGCGCGTTATGAGCAACGTCTGATTTATCAGCAGCAAACCTTGTCGGCCCGAAAAGAGCGCCAGGATCATTATCAACAACAGTTGATTTTACTTGATAAAAAAATACAAGAACGTCAGAAAGAACGTCCAGCGCTGGAAGCGCAATTTGATCATGCTCAAATGGATATATCGATTGCGGATCAGCAATTAGAGACTTTATCGGATTCATTGATTCAACTGGATGATAAGCGTCAGGTTCATAGTGAGCATTTGCAAAAGCAAACGAAACAGGTTCAGCAGAGTCAGCAGCAATTAGCCGCAATGAATGAACAGGTTCGTTCTGCCTTGCAACTTAATGAGCAATCACAAAGGCGTTTATCTGAATTAAAAATACAGCTGGATAATCAGGTCGAACTTCCTGATTTAACTGAGCTTGAATATACGTTTAATAAAATCTGTAATCAGTTAAGTGAACACCTTCAATTCTGCCATGAAGCTGAGTCGGAGCAGGAACAAAGGCTCTGCCAGTTAAAACAAATACAACAGAGCGAACAACAGCTGCAGAAGCGACAGTTTGAAGTGACAACAAAACGACAGTCACTGATTCAACTGATTGATTCTATCTCTGTACAGCAATACCCGGCGAATCAACCTCTTCGGGATCAGTTAGTGATTACTCCTGGCTGGGAACTGGCTGTTGAAAAAGTACTTGGTCCCTGGCTGTTTGCTGAAACGGACCCTTTGCTTTGCATCGATGCAGATTTCGCATTATGGGGTGATGATACGCATCTGGTGGTCACAGAAAAAGACAATAAGAAAGCGTTCCTTGCGGAAAAAGTTTCAGGTGTGCCTGCCTTTTTATTTTCCGGGATTTTTTGTGCTGAAAACAGGGAAGAAGCTTTGGTTTTTCGACCTCAGTTAGCATTGGATGAATCGGTGATCACAATGCAGGGGGATTGGTTCGGCAGTTCCTGGCAAGATTGCCTGCAAAAAGAGGATTCACAATCGGTATTAGCCATACAAAGACAATTAGGTGTTTTGAATGACCAATTACCGATGATTGACTCTGAGGTAGATTTAATAAAACAACAAATTACCCAGTCAGAATTATCGTATCAACAGGCTGATAGGGAATTAAGACAATCCCGTGATCTACTTCAGGTTTATCGTGACAAACAGGCTAAAGCCGAACAGCAACTCGCTCTGGCCAGACAGCAGCAGGAACATCAGCAGGAGCTGATTCGCGATTTAACGACCCAATTGCATAGTGCACAGCAGGA contains these protein-coding regions:
- the ynhG gene encoding putative L,D-transpeptidase YnhG; this translates as MVLRILLLLATCFWSTFLFARTYPLPASNSRLIGHNTTYIVKKGDTIASIANHFDIGFLALRAVNPHVDPFLPKPGIQLTIPLQMLLPEGPRQGIVVNLAQLRLFYYPSHSNKVEVFPIGIGRIGWDTPTTTTHIAQKIPHPTWTPTENILKEYAAEGKALPKVVPAGPNNPLGDYAMRLAYGAGDYLIHGTNKNFGVGLRVSSGCIRLFPRNIQHLFSEVSVGTIVRIISQPIQHSVEPDGKLYLEVTRPLSKTKQDQQGVVNLPTDQSTLKFITRKGINNQKLVSILQGREGIPIEVGKVAL
- the cysK gene encoding Cysteine synthase A, with the translated sequence MSKIYEDNSLTIGHTPLVRLNRVTKGKVLAKIESRNPSFSVKCRIGANMVWDAEKKGLLGPGKEIVEPTSGNTGIALAFVAASKGYPITLTMPASMSLERRKLLKALGANLVLTEGPKGMKGAVAKAQEIAQSDDKYVLLGQFDNPANPEIHEKTTGPEIWEDTDGEVDVFIAGVGTGGTLTGVSRYLKNTQGKSVISVAVEPTTSPVITQAKAGEELKPGPHKIQGIGAGFIPGNLDLDLVDRVEQIADEEAFAMAHRLMEEEGILAGISSGAAVVAAKRLAESPEFADKTIVVILPSSAERYLSTPLFANMFSDAENVQ
- the crr gene encoding PTS system glucose-specific EIIA component, whose protein sequence is MGLFDKLKKLVSDDNTSESGIEIVAPLSGEIVPIEEVPDVVFAEKIVGDGIAIKPAGNKLVAPCDGTIGKIFETNHAFSLESNTGIELFVHFGVDTVELKGEGFTRIASEGQQVKKGDTIIEFDLSILEEKAKSVLTPVVISNMDEVKELQKMSGPVTVAETIVLKIVK
- the pnp gene encoding Polyribonucleotide nucleotidyltransferase — protein: MNPIVKKFQYGQHTVTLETGAIARQADAAVMVNVDDTAVFVTVVGKKEPKPGQDFFPLTVNYQERTYAAGRIPGGFFKREGRPSEGETLIARLIDRPIRPLFPDGFVNEVQVVATVMSVNPQVQPDIPALIGASAALSLSGIPFHGPIGAARVGFINGNYVLNPKTDELPQSQLDLVVAGTANAVLMVESEAQELPEDVMLGAVMYGHEQMQAVINAINELASEAAQPAWDWHTPEKNVELEAKVKELAGDKLGEAYRITEKAARYESVAEIKKSVAASLIEADETLDELEIGEELGKLEKSVVRSRILAGEPRIDGRDTDMVRALNIATGVLPRTHGSAIFTRGETQALVTCTLGTQRDAQMIDELTGTRTEHFLLHYNFPPYCVGETGMMGSPKRREIGHGRLAKRGVAAVMPSAEEFPYTVRVVSEITESNGSSSMASVCGSSLALMDAGVPIKSSVAGIAMGLVKEGEQFVVLSDILGDEDHLGDMDFKVAGTTDGVTALQMDIKIEGITKEIMQIALNQAKNARMHILNVMNQAISGAREEISEFAPRIHTLKISPEKIKDVIGKGGATIRSLTEETGTTIEIEDDGTVKVAATDGDQAKAAIARIEQLTAEVEVGQFYQGKVVRLADFGAFVQILPGKDGLVHISQIAHERVNKVSDYLTVGDEVKVKVLEVDRQGRIRLSMKEALPKPEPKQEPVEAAPEVSVSNDSVDKDNN
- the cysZ gene encoding Sulfate transporter CysZ, with translation MQDLARSHLSGAHYFILGWRLIRQPGLRLFVIIPLLINTLLFAGSFYWLFGRLQILINQLESWLPQFLQWLEWLIWPVAILSIIIVFSFIFSSVGNWIAAPFNGLLSERTELLLTGQPLPEGQLKEIITDIPRTLAREWQKLCYWLPRALILLCAMFIPGVGQTVIPVIWFIFSAWMMAIQYIDYPFDNHKIAFRPMRQQLSAGKSRNWVFGALVTVATGIPLVNWIVMPAAICGATALWVDFYRDENISSTAIRANK
- the ptsH gene encoding Phosphocarrier protein HPr encodes the protein MFEKSVMITAENGLHTRPAAQFVKEAKSFNSDVTVVSDGKSASAKSLFKLQTLGLAKGTTITIRAEGSDEKDAVTKLVALMDELE
- the lpp gene encoding Major outer membrane prolipoprotein Lpp, with amino-acid sequence MKKTLLIASALAAPLLLAGCANPQLSQNVKTLTKKVDTLSDQVSALQAEQSTLSSDVNAAKVSAQKASAEATRANRRIDHIAKSYTK
- the ptsI gene encoding Phosphoenolpyruvate-protein phosphotransferase codes for the protein MISGIPASPGIAFGKALLLSEEEVVINQQLIKSNEVDAEIRRFLEARDKTAAQLEEIKAMAGATFGEEKEAIFEGHIMLLEDEELEEDIKAFIQDNLASADKAINAVIEQNAEMLSQLDDPYLRERATDFRDIGSRLVKNTLGIDIISLSSINEEVILVAGDLTPSETAQINLDKVLGFVTDLGGRTSHTSIMARSLEIPAIVGTNNVTQQVENGDFIILDAINNEILVNPSDEQLEVYKQRQSEYHEEKNELAKLKDLPAISLDGHQVEVCSNIGTIKDVDGAVRNGAEGIGLYRTEFLFMDRDSLPTEDEQFEAYKAVAESMPNHPIIIRTMDIGGDKDLPYLDLPKEMNPFLGWRAVRIFFDRTEIMHTQLRALLRASAFGKIRIMFPMIIAVEEIRFLKAELEKLKSELRCEGKSFDDAIEVGIMVETPAAAVIAHHLIKEVDFFSIGTNDLTQYTLAVDRGNELISSMYNPLSPSVLNLIKQVIDASHKAGKWTGMCGELAGDERATILLMGMGLDEFSMSAISIPLIKKLIRNTNYADAKQLADQALAAATADEIKNLMDEFIKQKAVC